One Tunturibacter gelidoferens genomic region harbors:
- a CDS encoding PAS domain-containing protein, which produces MDLTTRVRNLLRTNDTLPTTSREREAAVNQLRRSEAYLAEAQRLTKTGSWAFTPGKEGWNYWSDELFRILEVDPRQGPLLLELMGQRVHPEDRQQVVDRYLKALNDKEDYVLDHRMLYPDGRLKYFHTIGHPIFNDAGEIAEFVGTSVDVTEQKRIEEALRRSEAYLAEGQRLTHTGSWSLNAATRQIFHSSAEHTGMFGFDPEKGLPSFEDFLQRIHPEDQEYVLETLQTLMRSGEDLDLRYRIAAPDCPVRYMHTIGHPVLKESSAPGEYVGITIDTTERRRLDQEREQAENRLRRSEAYLAEAQRLSHTGSWALDPATGKIIYYSEEMFRIMGLEPTLDPPDSEAISQRIHPEDIPPIIEGIERTLAASKKCWIVMDQTTGSQGLEALLKELQAELEFRVVSPDGTLKYVRSYGHPIVDKTGHLTEFVGTIVDVTEQKKAEFERERLRQWEADLAHMNRISMLGELAASISHELKQPIAAGIISASTTLNWLARDEPNVEEARETATATLKAGKRAAEIIDHVRALYTKAPPKRELLDGNEIIREIVALLWVEANRYKVSMHTDFAAEVPMIMSDRVQLQQVLMNLMLNAIEAMKETGGSLSVKSRLNQEGLFQISVSDTGPGLPAAKEKQIFEPFFTTKPQGSGMGLAICRSIVESHGGCLWAAPNGDRGACFNFTLPVANHYET; this is translated from the coding sequence ATGGACTTAACCACAAGAGTTAGGAATCTGCTGCGAACCAACGACACGTTGCCTACAACGAGCCGCGAGCGCGAGGCCGCGGTAAATCAGCTGCGGCGCAGCGAAGCGTATTTGGCGGAAGCGCAGAGGCTAACCAAGACGGGCAGTTGGGCTTTCACCCCTGGCAAAGAAGGCTGGAATTATTGGTCCGACGAGCTGTTCCGAATTCTTGAAGTCGACCCCCGGCAGGGTCCGCTCTTGCTCGAGCTGATGGGCCAGCGAGTCCACCCGGAGGATCGCCAGCAGGTAGTCGACCGGTACCTGAAGGCACTGAATGACAAGGAAGATTATGTTCTCGATCACCGCATGCTGTATCCGGACGGGCGCCTGAAGTACTTCCACACGATTGGTCATCCCATATTCAACGATGCTGGAGAGATCGCTGAGTTCGTGGGCACGTCAGTCGACGTGACGGAGCAAAAGCGCATCGAAGAAGCTTTGCGTCGGAGCGAGGCGTATTTGGCCGAAGGGCAGCGCCTGACGCATACGGGTAGCTGGAGCCTTAACGCTGCCACGCGGCAGATCTTTCACTCGTCCGCAGAACATACTGGTATGTTTGGCTTTGATCCGGAAAAGGGACTGCCCTCTTTCGAAGATTTCCTCCAGCGTATTCATCCCGAAGATCAGGAATACGTGCTTGAGACTCTCCAAACGTTGATGCGATCCGGCGAAGATCTGGATTTGCGGTACCGAATCGCGGCCCCTGACTGTCCGGTGAGATATATGCACACAATCGGTCATCCTGTTCTTAAAGAATCCAGCGCGCCCGGCGAGTACGTTGGCATCACCATCGACACTACCGAACGCAGGCGGTTGGATCAGGAGCGCGAGCAGGCGGAGAACCGGCTGCGACGCAGCGAAGCATATCTGGCGGAGGCACAGAGACTCAGCCACACCGGCAGTTGGGCGCTCGATCCCGCCACCGGCAAGATCATCTACTATTCGGAGGAAATGTTTCGGATTATGGGGCTCGAACCGACGCTTGACCCACCGGATTCGGAAGCGATCTCGCAGCGAATCCACCCTGAAGATATTCCTCCAATTATCGAGGGCATTGAGCGAACTCTGGCGGCTTCCAAAAAGTGTTGGATCGTAATGGATCAAACGACCGGTTCACAGGGACTTGAGGCACTATTGAAGGAGTTGCAAGCTGAACTCGAATTCCGGGTTGTGTCGCCCGATGGGACCCTGAAGTATGTCCGTTCATACGGGCATCCGATAGTCGATAAAACAGGACATCTTACCGAATTCGTAGGAACAATTGTCGATGTGACAGAGCAGAAAAAAGCCGAATTCGAGCGCGAACGACTCCGACAGTGGGAGGCAGATCTCGCTCATATGAATCGGATAAGTATGCTGGGCGAATTGGCGGCGTCGATCTCTCACGAATTGAAACAGCCCATCGCGGCAGGAATCATAAGCGCCAGCACAACGTTGAATTGGCTGGCGCGTGACGAGCCCAATGTAGAAGAGGCTCGGGAGACAGCAACGGCCACCCTGAAGGCTGGAAAGCGCGCCGCAGAAATAATCGACCATGTGCGGGCGCTCTACACGAAGGCTCCTCCCAAACGCGAATTGTTGGACGGAAACGAAATTATTCGCGAAATTGTGGCGCTGTTGTGGGTTGAGGCCAACCGTTACAAAGTCTCGATGCATACCGATTTCGCCGCCGAAGTCCCCATGATCATGTCAGACCGCGTGCAACTGCAGCAGGTGCTCATGAATCTGATGCTCAACGCGATCGAAGCAATGAAAGAGACCGGTGGATCACTTTCAGTCAAGTCGCGACTGAATCAGGAAGGCCTGTTCCAGATTTCGGTCAGCGATACAGGCCCAGGCTTGCCGGCGGCGAAGGAAAAACAGATATTCGAGCCGTTTTTCACGACCAAACCGCAAGGTAGCGGGATGGGGTTGGCAATCTGCCGCTCGATTGTTGAATCTCATGGCGGTTGCTTGTGGGCCGCTCCGAATGGCGATCGCGGTGCGTGCTTTAATTTCACCCTTCCGGTGGCAAATCATTACGAGACATAA
- a CDS encoding molybdopterin-dependent oxidoreductase, which produces MAAFLAACKNGSIARTVIDAGVPESKGMGSNLRTWARYPEKTDLMMLADRPPLLETPVHFFLHDLTPNDAYFVRWHYAGLPTRVDLRTFRTQVIGAVNRPLQLSFDDLRTKFEPVTLTAFSQCSGNSRSFFRPQVPGAQWTNGAMGNARYVGARLKDVLNAAGVRAGAVEASFRGVDVPPLQASPHFEKPLTIDHALNGDSIIAYEMNGEPLPMLNGFPVRLVVPGWFATYWVKALSQITVRAEPLHNFWVDTAYRVPTTPDYSEDPKHPSEQSTPITRHPTRAVFVTPEFSAQLKKDSPVEIQGIAVDDGTGIRRVEVSTDAGRTWTEAVLDRVIDKYSWRRWRMNWRPTEIRRYSLQCRASNAAGETQTTNEWNHGGYCRNVIQTIDVEVVA; this is translated from the coding sequence ATGGCCGCTTTTCTTGCCGCTTGCAAGAACGGTTCAATCGCGCGGACGGTGATCGATGCCGGCGTCCCTGAGTCCAAAGGGATGGGATCGAATCTTAGGACCTGGGCCCGTTATCCCGAAAAGACCGACCTCATGATGCTGGCGGACCGGCCGCCTCTTCTTGAAACACCCGTGCATTTCTTTTTGCACGATTTGACTCCCAACGATGCTTATTTTGTTCGCTGGCACTACGCTGGGTTACCAACGCGTGTCGACCTGCGAACATTCAGAACGCAGGTGATCGGCGCAGTTAATCGACCGCTACAGCTATCGTTTGACGACTTGCGAACGAAGTTTGAACCTGTGACGTTGACCGCCTTCAGCCAGTGCTCGGGCAACTCGCGCAGCTTCTTCCGTCCGCAAGTACCTGGTGCGCAGTGGACCAACGGTGCGATGGGAAATGCACGCTATGTTGGGGCTCGATTGAAGGATGTGCTGAACGCAGCGGGAGTCAGGGCGGGAGCCGTGGAGGCGAGTTTTCGCGGCGTGGATGTACCTCCCCTGCAGGCATCTCCTCACTTTGAAAAGCCGCTGACGATCGATCACGCACTGAACGGAGATTCGATCATCGCTTACGAAATGAATGGCGAGCCGCTGCCGATGCTGAACGGATTTCCAGTGCGCCTGGTGGTGCCTGGCTGGTTCGCCACGTACTGGGTCAAGGCTCTAAGCCAGATCACCGTCCGCGCGGAGCCGCTGCATAACTTCTGGGTGGATACGGCGTATCGAGTTCCGACGACGCCGGACTATTCCGAAGACCCAAAACACCCCAGCGAGCAGAGTACCCCGATCACCCGTCATCCGACACGAGCGGTCTTTGTGACGCCGGAATTCTCCGCGCAATTGAAGAAGGACTCGCCGGTCGAGATCCAGGGCATTGCCGTCGATGATGGCACGGGCATTCGGCGCGTGGAAGTATCGACAGACGCCGGGCGCACCTGGACCGAAGCGGTACTGGACCGTGTGATCGACAAATACTCGTGGAGGCGATGGCGAATGAACTGGCGTCCTACCGAAATTCGCCGGTACAGCCTGCAGTGCCGTGCGAGCAATGCCGCCGGAGAAACGCAGACGACCAATGAGTGGAACCACGGCGGATATTGTCGCAATGTCATCCAGACGATCGATGTGGAGGTGGTAGCGTAA
- a CDS encoding cbb3-type cytochrome c oxidase subunit I gives MNGRQHLADNKYAADERTTRSVLPRIDYDLIRWHGHAALITVLISALFGILVATKFNFPTFLGGHAWETWGRLRYNHTQGIFFGWLGNAFIAFCYYVVPRLTNRPVTSRKLGWVIFWLWNFAVVLPGWILVCAGFSQPLEWAEFPIIVDLFVILAFVLMLVQFVRPILRVPAGDLYVSGWYIVGGLVFTTLAYPIGNLVPELVAGAKGAAFSGLWIHDAVGLFVTPLALSMAYYVIPSVTREPIYSHFISMMGFWLLFFIYPLNGTHHYVYSAIPMSAQRGAIIASIYLGLTVILVVTNLLLSLRGSTDKVGGNVPLRFVWFGVVAYLVVSLQGSMQSIMPVNRFIHFSDWVIGHSHLAMIGFASFIAAGALAHVWSSLPGARYNARAMGWAYWLLAIGLGLMVIDLTAAGLVEGQLWVSRAPWIDSVRAMYPYWLTRTVSGIPILAGFLLFWIGLVTGPRNVARPAPANSKTTLEGSAGTGEGHLQTKRIFHGTPSILGYAFVIAFVGGFGFFVLSFVVLGILPARQLESEINRTAPHAMQPLTATEQHGREIYGREGCAYCHTEQVRVITADVVRFGAPTAAWETQYDYPHLWGTRRIGPDLSREHGLRTDDWHYAHLFDPRSTVPDSIMPGYSWMFNGSSAKPNQDALDLVAYLRSLGRERELAGDTGSEQVDHGMAMEMSSGYSAHGIPDTVPRIDLGGINPDAPVFATTGNFEAANQERGRGVFQHNCSGCHGVNADGNGIARPGLLPVPVDLHKDHYSDAHLATILWDGVYGSSMPPWRQLDKADLAAVNAYVHSLGAQATPVSMSSQELDKAAELYAANCVSCHGDHGGGNGPAAGALKPSPANFHVRQPSAERAWTALEQGIPGSSMPAWKSRLSDDERRLLVKYVQSMYDSGHKEAQSQ, from the coding sequence TTGAACGGTAGACAGCATCTTGCAGACAACAAGTACGCCGCTGACGAGCGGACGACGAGGTCGGTGCTGCCACGAATCGACTACGACCTCATTCGATGGCACGGCCATGCCGCGCTGATCACGGTTCTTATCTCGGCGCTATTCGGAATTCTGGTGGCAACGAAGTTCAATTTCCCAACCTTTCTGGGCGGCCACGCATGGGAGACCTGGGGAAGGCTTCGTTACAACCATACCCAAGGTATCTTCTTCGGTTGGCTTGGGAATGCGTTCATCGCCTTCTGCTACTACGTTGTACCCCGATTGACAAACCGCCCGGTCACCAGTCGGAAGCTTGGATGGGTCATTTTCTGGCTATGGAATTTTGCGGTTGTGCTGCCGGGATGGATCCTGGTATGCGCGGGCTTCAGTCAACCGCTGGAGTGGGCAGAGTTTCCCATTATCGTTGACCTGTTCGTGATCCTCGCATTTGTGCTGATGCTGGTGCAATTCGTAAGGCCAATTCTTCGTGTGCCTGCGGGAGATCTCTACGTTTCGGGCTGGTATATCGTCGGCGGCCTGGTATTTACCACTCTGGCCTACCCGATCGGAAATCTTGTTCCAGAGTTGGTAGCGGGGGCCAAGGGCGCGGCCTTTAGCGGACTGTGGATTCACGATGCGGTCGGGCTGTTCGTTACTCCTTTGGCGCTTTCGATGGCGTATTACGTGATCCCCTCGGTGACGCGAGAGCCCATCTACAGCCACTTTATTTCGATGATGGGATTCTGGTTGCTCTTCTTCATCTATCCGCTGAACGGAACCCATCACTACGTCTACTCCGCGATTCCGATGAGCGCCCAGCGCGGCGCAATCATTGCTTCGATCTATCTCGGGTTAACTGTGATTCTGGTGGTTACCAATCTTCTCCTGTCGCTGCGCGGCTCGACAGATAAAGTCGGTGGCAATGTGCCTTTACGCTTTGTATGGTTTGGCGTAGTGGCGTATCTGGTCGTGAGCCTGCAGGGATCGATGCAGTCGATCATGCCGGTGAATCGGTTCATTCACTTTTCAGACTGGGTGATCGGCCACTCCCATCTCGCCATGATTGGCTTTGCTAGCTTTATTGCCGCCGGCGCTTTGGCGCACGTCTGGAGCAGCCTCCCCGGCGCACGCTACAACGCGCGGGCGATGGGCTGGGCCTATTGGTTGCTGGCTATAGGACTCGGTCTGATGGTGATTGATCTTACCGCGGCTGGATTGGTGGAAGGTCAGTTGTGGGTTAGCCGCGCACCATGGATCGATTCGGTTCGGGCTATGTATCCATACTGGCTGACGCGAACGGTATCGGGCATTCCAATTCTTGCTGGCTTTCTGCTGTTCTGGATTGGTCTCGTGACCGGGCCCAGGAATGTAGCGCGGCCCGCGCCCGCGAATAGCAAGACCACCCTTGAGGGCAGCGCAGGGACTGGCGAGGGCCATCTTCAGACTAAGCGTATCTTTCACGGAACTCCATCGATCCTTGGCTATGCGTTTGTGATTGCATTTGTAGGTGGGTTTGGCTTCTTCGTCCTTTCTTTTGTGGTCCTGGGCATTCTGCCCGCGCGCCAGCTCGAGTCGGAGATCAACCGCACTGCGCCACATGCCATGCAGCCGTTGACAGCTACTGAACAGCATGGTCGCGAGATATACGGACGAGAGGGATGTGCTTATTGTCATACGGAGCAAGTGCGCGTGATCACTGCAGATGTGGTGCGCTTCGGAGCGCCAACTGCGGCATGGGAGACGCAGTATGACTATCCGCATCTGTGGGGAACTCGGCGCATTGGACCCGATCTTTCTCGTGAGCATGGTCTGCGCACGGATGACTGGCACTACGCGCATCTCTTTGATCCGCGCTCGACGGTTCCCGACTCGATCATGCCTGGATACTCATGGATGTTCAACGGATCTTCCGCCAAGCCTAACCAGGATGCTTTGGACCTGGTCGCCTATCTGCGGTCTCTGGGGCGTGAGCGCGAACTGGCTGGAGATACAGGCAGTGAGCAAGTCGACCACGGTATGGCAATGGAGATGAGTTCCGGCTACTCGGCGCACGGGATTCCAGACACAGTCCCGCGTATCGACCTTGGAGGCATCAATCCGGATGCGCCTGTCTTCGCAACGACAGGAAATTTCGAGGCAGCGAACCAAGAGCGTGGGCGAGGAGTCTTTCAACATAATTGTTCCGGATGCCATGGTGTGAATGCAGACGGCAATGGCATAGCGCGTCCGGGGCTGTTGCCGGTTCCTGTGGATCTGCACAAGGATCATTACTCCGACGCTCATCTGGCGACGATACTCTGGGACGGAGTCTATGGTTCCTCCATGCCGCCGTGGAGACAGTTGGATAAGGCAGACCTGGCAGCCGTGAATGCATATGTGCATTCCCTTGGAGCGCAGGCGACGCCAGTTTCAATGTCGTCGCAGGAGCTGGATAAAGCAGCCGAACTGTACGCGGCGAATTGTGTCAGCTGCCACGGCGACCACGGAGGCGGCAATGGGCCAGCTGCGGGAGCGCTCAAACCCTCGCCGGCCAACTTCCATGTGCGTCAGCCTTCGGCAGAGAGAGCTTGGACTGCGCTTGAGCAGGGAATCCCCGGCAGTTCCATGCCGGCATGGAAAAGCCGCCTGAGCGATGACGAACGGCGCTTGCTGGTGAAGTATGTCCAAAGCATGTACGACAGCGGGCACAAGGAGGCGCAAAGCCAATGA
- a CDS encoding protein kinase domain-containing protein yields MIALSAGQPSPQRFRRLEDECSLAGELDPSWAAKPLALTHHEGRTILVLKDLGGELMDQVLEREQGQTLDLTRFLCVAIGLASGLGQVHRQGLIHKDIKPANVLERLAHRLRDCVPAAARAPAARATRDYCRHVGLYGARADGPYRSMDARSDLYSLGVTLYQTLTGDLPFLAPPPGVGSLSHCARAGAP; encoded by the coding sequence GTGATCGCGCTTTCTGCCGGACAGCCGTCACCTCAGCGTTTCCGACGGCTCGAGGACGAATGCTCGCTCGCGGGCGAACTCGATCCCTCGTGGGCAGCCAAGCCGCTGGCGCTCACTCATCACGAAGGCCGGACGATCCTCGTACTTAAGGACCTGGGCGGTGAGCTCATGGATCAAGTTCTTGAGCGGGAACAAGGGCAAACGCTCGACCTGACTCGCTTCCTGTGCGTCGCAATTGGCTTAGCGTCAGGACTCGGCCAGGTCCACCGCCAAGGCCTCATACATAAGGACATCAAGCCTGCAAATGTGCTCGAACGTCTGGCTCATCGGCTTCGGGATTGCGTCCCGGCTGCCGCGCGAGCACCAGCCGCCCGTGCCACTCGAGATTATTGCCGGCACGTTGGCCTCTATGGCGCCCGAGCAGACGGGCCGTACCGCTCGATGGATGCCCGCAGCGATCTCTACTCTTTGGGCGTCACCTTGTACCAGACGCTTACCGGTGACCTGCCGTTTCTGGCGCCGCCCCCTGGAGTGGGTTCACTGTCACATTGCGCGCGAGCCGGCGCCCCCTAG
- a CDS encoding catalase: protein MSKPERFTSATGSPVPDNTNILTAGRRGPALLQDIWLIEKLAHFDREVIPERRMHAKGWGAYGTFTTTHDITKYTKASIFSKIGKQTPMFARFSTVAGERGAADAERDIRGTALKFYTEDGNWDIVGNNTPVFFFRDPLRFPDLNHAIKRDPRTGIRSAQNNWDFWTLLPEALHQVTIVMSDRGIPKSFRHMHLFGSHTFSMINADNRRIWVKFHFRTQQGIENLTDEAAAAVVANDRESNGRDLLQAIDGGDFPRWTLFIQVMTEEQAKTHKHSPFDLTKVWPMADYPLIEVGVMELNRYPENYFAEVEQAAFSPANIVPGIDFSPDKVLQGRLFSYGDTQRYRLGINFNHIPVNAPKCPFQSYHRDGKMRTDGNLGATTSYHPNSQGLWDNQPEYAELPLSLEGDADHYDHRLVDDHWEQPGNLFRKMTPEQKQLLFDNTARAINGASQEVLERHVANCRRADLAYGDGVARALKQDVLETA, encoded by the coding sequence ATGTCAAAACCCGAACGCTTTACTAGTGCAACCGGTTCTCCTGTACCGGACAACACAAATATTTTGACAGCCGGTCGTCGTGGCCCGGCTCTGCTCCAGGACATCTGGCTGATCGAGAAGCTCGCACACTTTGATCGCGAAGTCATTCCCGAGCGCAGGATGCATGCCAAAGGCTGGGGGGCGTATGGAACGTTCACGACGACTCACGACATCACAAAGTACACCAAGGCATCGATTTTCTCGAAGATCGGAAAGCAGACGCCTATGTTCGCGCGCTTTTCAACCGTCGCTGGGGAACGCGGGGCAGCCGATGCCGAGCGCGATATCCGCGGTACTGCTCTCAAGTTCTACACCGAGGACGGAAATTGGGACATCGTCGGAAACAATACTCCAGTCTTTTTCTTCCGCGATCCTCTGCGCTTCCCTGACCTCAACCACGCCATCAAGCGCGACCCCCGCACCGGTATTCGGAGCGCTCAGAATAACTGGGACTTCTGGACTCTTCTTCCAGAGGCACTCCATCAGGTCACAATCGTCATGTCCGACCGCGGAATTCCAAAGTCCTTCCGGCATATGCATCTCTTCGGAAGCCACACCTTCTCGATGATCAACGCCGACAACAGGCGCATTTGGGTGAAGTTCCACTTCCGCACGCAGCAAGGCATTGAAAATCTCACGGACGAGGCTGCTGCTGCGGTTGTGGCAAACGATCGCGAGAGCAATGGCCGGGACCTATTGCAGGCAATCGACGGTGGAGATTTTCCGCGTTGGACGCTCTTCATCCAGGTAATGACAGAGGAACAGGCAAAGACGCACAAGCATAGTCCTTTTGATCTGACGAAAGTCTGGCCAATGGCTGACTATCCGCTGATCGAAGTTGGTGTAATGGAGCTTAATCGTTATCCCGAAAACTACTTCGCAGAGGTGGAGCAAGCCGCTTTCTCCCCGGCGAATATCGTTCCCGGAATTGACTTCTCTCCTGACAAGGTGCTCCAGGGCCGCTTGTTCTCTTATGGAGATACCCAGCGATACCGGCTCGGCATTAACTTCAATCACATCCCGGTGAATGCGCCGAAGTGTCCATTCCAGTCCTATCACCGCGATGGCAAGATGCGCACAGATGGAAACCTCGGAGCGACGACGTCTTATCACCCGAATAGCCAGGGATTGTGGGATAACCAGCCGGAATACGCTGAGCTGCCGCTCTCGCTTGAAGGCGACGCGGATCACTATGATCACCGCTTAGTGGATGATCACTGGGAGCAACCGGGCAATCTCTTCCGCAAGATGACGCCTGAGCAAAAGCAGTTGCTCTTCGACAATACGGCTCGCGCGATCAATGGCGCCTCCCAGGAGGTCCTGGAGCGGCATGTTGCGAACTGCAGAAGAGCCGATCTTGCCTATGGTGATGGTGTGGCACGAGCATTGAAGCAGGATGTTTTGGAGACCGCCTAA
- a CDS encoding MIP/aquaporin family protein, whose protein sequence is MNKYVAELIGTFFLVLTIGCTVIGHGAGPLAPLAIGSALMVMIFAGGHISGGHFNPAVTLGVWLRGKCEAKDVVPYMIFQVIGAVLAASIAKFLKGGSAVEPLHPATVPALVAEFLFTFALVYVVLNVATAKGTSGNSFYGLAIGFTVMLGAFSVGNISGGAFNPAVAVGISVMGLSSWPNIWIYLLADFAGGAVAAAAFKALSPAGREDVHRPDSSDRPQERKAA, encoded by the coding sequence ATGAACAAGTACGTCGCTGAATTGATCGGAACCTTTTTCCTGGTTCTGACCATTGGCTGCACGGTCATCGGCCACGGCGCCGGTCCGTTGGCCCCGCTAGCAATCGGTTCCGCGCTCATGGTAATGATCTTTGCGGGTGGTCATATTTCCGGAGGGCACTTCAATCCGGCCGTCACGCTAGGCGTCTGGTTGCGCGGGAAGTGCGAGGCTAAAGATGTGGTACCGTACATGATTTTTCAGGTCATTGGGGCTGTGCTGGCAGCCTCTATAGCGAAGTTCTTAAAGGGAGGGTCCGCTGTTGAACCGCTCCACCCGGCGACTGTACCCGCGCTTGTGGCAGAGTTTCTTTTCACCTTTGCGCTCGTTTACGTTGTTCTGAACGTTGCTACAGCCAAGGGCACGTCGGGCAATTCTTTTTACGGGCTGGCGATCGGATTCACAGTGATGCTGGGGGCGTTTTCCGTCGGCAACATTTCCGGCGGAGCCTTCAACCCAGCGGTCGCGGTCGGCATCTCCGTTATGGGGCTGTCGTCCTGGCCGAATATCTGGATTTACCTGTTGGCTGATTTTGCCGGCGGTGCGGTGGCGGCGGCCGCTTTCAAGGCGCTGAGTCCAGCCGGTCGTGAAGATGTTCATCGACCAGATTCAAGCGATCGACCGCAAGAAAGGAAGGCTGCCTGA
- a CDS encoding group II intron maturase-specific domain-containing protein, with protein sequence MAPKALVRFKDRIREITRRAKGVSIKSTVEELARYMVGWRGYFGFCETPEVLIYLTRWVRLRLRCALWRQWKTTRRRREALLQLGVRTRLATNTAGSGRGPWYLARAKALSLGLSNAYFRSLGLPSLFENC encoded by the coding sequence ATCGCGCCGAAGGCCCTGGTCCGTTTCAAGGATCGAATCCGGGAAATCACGCGACGGGCGAAGGGCGTTAGCATCAAGTCGACAGTGGAGGAACTAGCTCGCTACATGGTGGGCTGGCGAGGCTACTTCGGCTTCTGCGAAACACCCGAGGTCTTGATCTACCTTACTCGTTGGGTACGGCTCAGGCTTCGATGTGCCCTCTGGCGGCAGTGGAAGACCACGCGCCGTCGTCGGGAGGCATTGTTGCAGCTTGGGGTACGCACGCGACTGGCAACCAACACTGCTGGAAGTGGTCGTGGCCCCTGGTACCTGGCCCGCGCCAAAGCCCTCTCTCTCGGACTTTCCAATGCATACTTCCGCTCGCTCGGTCTTCCTTCGTTATTCGAGAACTGCTAG
- a CDS encoding reverse transcriptase domain-containing protein, translated as MQPAWHFRTAKLNQQSRALVLDSLDRELERRGHRYVRYADDSNIYVRSERAGQRVMNSVTRFITQKLQLKVNETKSAVARPQE; from the coding sequence ATGCAGCCCGCCTGGCATTTCCGTACCGCGAAGTTGAACCAGCAAAGTAGAGCCCTTGTGCTCGACTCGCTGGACCGGGAGTTGGAGCGTCGGGGACATCGCTATGTTCGTTACGCAGACGACAGCAATATCTATGTGCGTAGCGAGCGTGCGGGTCAACGGGTGATGAACAGCGTAACGCGGTTTATCACGCAGAAGCTCCAACTCAAGGTCAATGAGACGAAGAGTGCAGTGGCGCGACCGCAAGAGTGA
- a CDS encoding HD domain-containing protein: MPINSLNFRLPKHIIPVPTPEEKYQKLAPGVPDSKLTRAATGLLYQFSTPLLINHSHRVFFWANELGRQTSQPYDAELLFVCAAFHDLGLLKTFRSEGDRFEVDSANAVRQFLEHHGVPHTRIQTAWDAISLHTTPGIAAYKPIEVELLYNGVGLDVLGIGYEGLDPKLRDKVVAQFPRVDFHRQIAQAFQDGFGYKPQTTEGTCNEDICSHFIRNYKRSNFYEQIQDSAFPNS, encoded by the coding sequence ATGCCTATCAACAGCCTCAATTTCCGCCTCCCCAAGCACATCATTCCCGTGCCCACTCCAGAGGAGAAGTACCAGAAGCTAGCGCCCGGGGTTCCCGACAGCAAGCTGACGCGCGCGGCCACCGGTCTGCTCTACCAGTTCAGCACACCGCTGCTCATCAACCACTCGCACCGTGTCTTCTTCTGGGCCAATGAGCTGGGCCGTCAGACCAGCCAGCCGTATGATGCGGAACTGCTTTTTGTCTGCGCGGCGTTTCATGATCTGGGCCTGCTGAAAACCTTCCGCAGTGAAGGCGACCGCTTCGAAGTGGACAGCGCCAATGCAGTGCGCCAGTTCCTGGAGCATCACGGGGTTCCGCACACCCGCATCCAGACGGCGTGGGACGCGATCTCGCTGCACACGACGCCGGGCATCGCGGCCTACAAGCCAATTGAAGTCGAGCTGCTGTACAACGGAGTTGGCCTGGATGTGCTGGGCATCGGCTATGAGGGACTCGACCCGAAGCTGCGCGACAAGGTGGTTGCCCAGTTCCCGCGCGTGGACTTCCATCGCCAGATCGCTCAGGCGTTCCAGGATGGCTTCGGCTACAAGCCGCAGACCACCGAAGGCACCTGCAATGAAGACATCTGCTCGCACTTTATTCGTAACTACAAGCGGAGCAATTTCTACGAGCAGATTCAGGACTCGGCGTTCCCGAACTCGTAG
- a CDS encoding molybdopterin dinucleotide binding domain-containing protein, which produces MRVTSRHGSLVIKVLVTGRVFGKEVYLPLFSREGPVNILTGSHADRDTNTPAFEETAVRIKLLPEKGTNPLKPLNFRFSGKPTPQMGVEVERKWRRKDYHMPGTEKLVQIQSQKGASSNGGSC; this is translated from the coding sequence GTGCGCGTCACCAGCCGCCACGGCTCGCTGGTCATCAAGGTACTTGTGACGGGCCGAGTATTCGGAAAGGAGGTGTATCTGCCGCTGTTTTCGCGGGAGGGACCGGTCAATATCCTGACCGGGTCGCATGCGGACCGTGACACCAATACTCCCGCGTTTGAAGAGACTGCGGTGCGCATCAAACTTTTACCGGAAAAAGGCACGAATCCTTTGAAGCCCCTGAACTTTCGCTTTTCAGGCAAGCCAACACCTCAGATGGGTGTCGAAGTGGAGCGTAAGTGGAGGCGTAAGGACTATCACATGCCGGGCACGGAAAAGCTTGTTCAAATCCAATCGCAGAAAGGAGCGTCATCCAATGGCGGTAGCTGTTGA